In the Euphorbia lathyris chromosome 5, ddEupLath1.1, whole genome shotgun sequence genome, one interval contains:
- the LOC136231358 gene encoding uncharacterized protein, whose translation MGFTSFLGRLLFASVFILSAYQEFNEYGVDGGPAAKTFKPKYGVFSSHVQSYAGIEVPEIEIKHVVAAAIALKGIGGILFIFGSSLGAFLLLLHQMTFTPILYDFYNYESEEKEFNQLFIKFTQNMALFGALLFFLGMKKSIHRRHYKKKVMKIKAY comes from the exons ATGGGTTTCACTTCGTTTCTTGGACGGCTCCTCTTTGCCTCTGTTTTCATACTTTCTGCTTACCAAGA GTTTAATGAATATGGAGTTGATGGGGGACCTGCAGCAAAGACTTTCAAGCCGAAATATGGTGTCTTTAGCAGTCATGTGCAATCTTATGCTGGCATAGAAGTTCCAGAAATTGAA ATCAAACATGTAGTTGCTGCAGCTATAGCTCTCAAGGGCATCGGAGGCATCCTGTTCATTTTTGGCAGCTCTCTTGGAGCTTTTCTCCTG CTTCTGCATCAGATGACTTTTACTCCCATACTATATGATTTCTACAATTATGAAAGTGAAGAGAAAGAATTCAATCAACTTTTCATCAAATTCACTCAG AATATGGCACTTTTTGGGGCTCTGCTGTTTTTCTTAGGGATGAAGAAGTCAATTCACAGGAGACATTACAAGAAGAAGGTGATGAAAATAAAAGCTTATTAG